A window of Lusitaniella coriacea LEGE 07157 genomic DNA:
CAAATTGAGGATCTTCATTGGTTCCGATTCTCGCGCGATCGCGCTGTAATTCCTTGCGCTGCTCTTCTGAAAGCTCAAACACCACATCAGGGGGAATTCCCTCTTTATTAATATCTCGACCGCTAGGGGTCAAATACTTGGCAATTGTGACCGCTAACCCCGAACCATCCCCTAAACTGCGCACGGATTGAACCAATCCTTTACCAAAAGTTTGCGTTCCCACCAAAACCGCGCGATCGTTATCCTGTAACGCGCCGGATAGAATTTCGCTCGCACTCGCCGAACCGCCATCCACAAGAATGACAAGGGGTTTATCGGTTAAGGAGCGATTATTTGCCGCTTGGCGATCGAGTTCCCCTTGGCGGTTTACCGTGGAAACAATCGTTCCTTCCTGCAACCACATCCGAGCAATTTCAATACTGGAGTAGAGCAATCCGCCGGGGTTTGAACGCAAATCGAGAACGTAGCCTGTAACGTTGCCTTGCTCAAACTCTTTAATCGCGTCTCGCATTTCCTTGGCAGCATTGGCACTAAACTGATTGAGGCGAATATAGCCAATTTCTCCCCCATCAGATTGTTCAGTTCTCGCGCGCACTGGATGAATTTCAATCCGCGCCCGTACAATGGGATAGTCGATCTCTTCATCCCCGCGCTGGATGGTTAGGGTGACGTTTGTTCCCTCTTCACCGCGAATCAATTTGACCGCATCGTTCACATCCATGCCTTTGGTATCCTTCCCGTCAATTTGGGTAATGATATCCTTGGCGAGAATTCCGGCTGAGAATGCGGGACTGTCTTCGATGGGAGAAATGACGATCAGTCGATCGGTTTCTTCATCTTTAGCGATTTGAATTCCTACCCCAGTTAATTCCCCAGAAGTATCAATTTGCATACTTTTGAATTCTTCGGGGTTCATGAAGCGCGTGTAGGGGTCTTCCAACTGCGAGAGCATTTCCCGAATCGCTTCGTAGGCTTCTTCTTTATCGTTGTAGGTTTTGTTGAGATATTCGTTGCGAACCTCGCGCCAATCAACTTGATTGAAGGTTGCATCAACGTATTGGCGATTGATGATTTGCCAAACCTCGTCCACTAATTCTTTCGGAGCGTCGTTAAAGGATGCCTGACTTGAGAGATGAAGTCCAGCTCCTGTAACAGCCACGGTAGTAAGGACTAAAGCTGTTGCACCGAGAACCAGTCCGCGTTTTGGATTGACCATAAGTTTTGAGTGCGTCGACGAGGGGAATGCAGTAAAAATTGTTTATGCTCACTTTAACACAGGTTCTTTAGAATCGGTGCGAGGAGCTGTTTGTCTTTCCATTACTCATTGCTTATTGGGAGAAATCCGGACAAATTGTGGAACGTTTCTAAAGGAGAATTATTAAATCCTATGTTAACCGCGATCGCGCGGGGATTGTCCGGAAAAGTAAGATGAGCGCAACCTATGACTATTGGACATTTATTAGCATCAACAACACTCGAAGGCGAAAACGAGTCGAACTGAAGGAAGTTCGCCGCTTTTTCCAAGACAACTTCTCCGGTAAAGACTTTAGCGAGATAGCGATTCAACGCCAACTCTTCGAGCAACTTCAAGGGGAGAAACACCGAAAAACCAAACTGCCGACTCCTGTTGAGTTATGTTTGCGCTGCATTATTTCCTCGATCGTTGAGAAAGCCTGCTTTCAACTTGAAGCTCGCTTTGGCAATACTGGCGGATTTACCCACCTCGATCTTTTTCCTTTTGTCCTCAATGATGTCGATCCCAATTATTCTCTCAAACCTCAAATTTTCGGCAACCCAACGCCTCTTTTTACGCCGTTAGCCGCAGACATTCTTCGCACGTTCGATCCCGAACGCAGTTCCCTCTCTACCTGGACGAATCGATTGGTGAAGCAGGAGCGATCGCTGAATGGATTTCTGCTCGAACAAGGGGTTTATCAGGTTAGCGATTGGGCGATTTTAAATGATACGAACTCGAAGCAATTGCAACGAATTTTACAAGACTTTTATCAATTTGCTCAATTGACGATCGAGCGCCATCGGGCGTTGTTAGCAAGCTATCATGCAGTGTATCGCCGCGATCGCGTGGCTTCCCATCAAACCAATCGTCGCTGTTCTCTTCCCACTTTGGCTCAACTGCAACGAATTGCTCGACATTTTGAACGTAAAACCGGACGAGTTTTATCCCCTGAAACCCTTCTTTTCAAACTGCAAACCCTTGCCGACTGGTTGCGACAGTATCGCCTGCATCAAAGGGGAAGTTCCCTCCCAACCCTATCTCTCGACAATCCCAACTTAACGCCGCACACTCCCGTTGCAACTCCTTCAGATTCCCTAGAGGCGGAATTTTTAACGCTTTATCGCCAACAATTTATTGATTCTTTGGATCGCGCGATCGCGCAAGTCCTGGAAGAACGGATTGCTCGCCTGCAAAATCGAAAACCTCCCAAATCCAAACAATTTATCGCCGCACTGCAACTCTTTCACTGTCAAGGTTTTTCCATGAACGAGATCGCACAAGCAGTGGGTTTGAAAGCACAATATCAGGTGAGTCGCTTGTTGGCGCTCAAACAAATTCGCGACGCGATCGCGAACAGAACCTTACAATTATTGCGCGATCGCGTCCTCGAATCCGCTCTTAATTATACAGACCCCGAAAAACTTCAAGCGCTTCGCCAGCATCTCGAAATTGTTCTACACGAAGAGATTAATGCGACGCTCCAAGAAGCAGCAATAGAAGCAGAACTCAAAAATAAGCAAGGTTCCCTCAAAAGTCTATTCGCTTGCCGAGTCTGCCATTATTTTCATGAAATCAAGGAACCTTTTGTTATATAAGGTACAGATGAAAATGTTCTTGCTGCGTACAATTAAAAGATTGATGTATGAGAATTCAGTAAACACATTTACCAGATGTGGAGAAAATTTGGAAAATTGTTATTCAGTCTTGTTCTATGACTTGCGCAAAAATAGAACCCAAGACTCTGTTTTCTCCTTCCTAAGCTTAGAAGCACCAAAATGAGATATCGCATTTTGCAAGAATTTCAAATTTAATTGAGTTAATAAAGGTTAGAGTTCTATTTGCAATCTTACCTTCTATCAT
This region includes:
- the ctpC gene encoding carboxyl-terminal processing protease CtpC; translation: MVNPKRGLVLGATALVLTTVAVTGAGLHLSSQASFNDAPKELVDEVWQIINRQYVDATFNQVDWREVRNEYLNKTYNDKEEAYEAIREMLSQLEDPYTRFMNPEEFKSMQIDTSGELTGVGIQIAKDEETDRLIVISPIEDSPAFSAGILAKDIITQIDGKDTKGMDVNDAVKLIRGEEGTNVTLTIQRGDEEIDYPIVRARIEIHPVRARTEQSDGGEIGYIRLNQFSANAAKEMRDAIKEFEQGNVTGYVLDLRSNPGGLLYSSIEIARMWLQEGTIVSTVNRQGELDRQAANNRSLTDKPLVILVDGGSASASEILSGALQDNDRAVLVGTQTFGKGLVQSVRSLGDGSGLAVTIAKYLTPSGRDINKEGIPPDVVFELSEEQRKELQRDRARIGTNEDPQFVKALEILDREISQANRSASQ